One stretch of Glycine soja cultivar W05 chromosome 7, ASM419377v2, whole genome shotgun sequence DNA includes these proteins:
- the LOC114420253 gene encoding subtilisin-like protease SBT5.4: MRSGKHSMFLLLSFILFSVLHAPAFAIKKSYIVYMGSHEHGEGVTDADFDLVTQIHHEFVKSYVGSSEKAKEAIIYSYTRHINGFAAMLEEKEAADIAKHPDVVSVFLNKGRKLHTTHSWEFMDLEGNDGVIPSDSLFRKAKYGEDTIIANFDTGVWPESPSFRDEGMGPIPSRWKGTCQHDHTGFRCNRKLIGARYFNKGYMAHAGADAKFNRTLNTARDYEGHGSHTLSTIGGTFVPGANVFGLGNGTAEGGSPRARVATYKVCWPPIDGNECFDADIMAAFDMAIHDGVDVLSLSLGGNATDYFDDGLSIGAFHANMKGIPVICSAGNYGPTPATVFNVAPWILTVGASTLDRQFDSVVELHNGQRFMGASLSKAMPEDKLYPLINAADAKAANKPVENATLCMRGTIDPEKARGKILVCLRGVTARVEKSLVALEAGAAGMILCNDELSGNELIADPHLLPASQINYKDGLAVYAFMNSTKNPLGYIYPPKTKLQIKPAPAMAAFSSRGPNTVTPEILKPDVIAPGVNIIAAYSEGVSPTNLGFDKRRVPFITMSGTSMSCPHVAGVVGLLKTLHPDWSPAVIKSALMTTARTRDNTGKPMLDGGNDAKATPFAYGSGHIRPNRAMDPGLVYDLTNNDYLNFLCFSIYNQSQIEMFNGARYRCPDIINILDFNYPTITIPKLYGSVSVTRRVKNVGPPGTYTARLKVPARLSISVEPNVLKFDNIGEEKSFKLTVEVTRPGETTAFGGITWSDGKRQVRSPIVVGGVRG, from the exons ATGCGGTCTGGAAAGCATTCAATGTTCCTCTTACTCtctttcattctcttttctGTGCTCCATGCACCTGCTTTTGCAATCAAAAAG tcttacaTAGTGTACATGGGATCGCATGAGCATGGTGAAGGAGTCACAGATGCTGATTTTGATCTAGTTACACAAATTCATCATGAGTTCGTTAAATCCTATGTGGGAAG TTCTGAGAAAGCGAAAGAAGCAATAATATACTCTTACACTAGGCACATCAATGGCTTTGCTGCCATGCTGGAAGAGAAAGAAGCTGCTGATATTGCAA AACATCCAGACGTTGTGTCAGTTTTCTTAAACAAAGGAAGAAAACTACACACTACTCATTCGTGGGAATTCATGGACCTGGAAGGGAATGATGGGGTAATTCCCTCTGATTCACTGTTTAGAAAGGCCAAATATGGTGAAGATACTATTATTGCAAATTTTGACACTG GTGTATGGCCAGAATCTCCGAGCTTTAGAGATGAGGGGATGGGACCTATACCATCAAGGTGGAAAGGAACTTGTCAACATGATCACACCGGCTTCCGTTGTAACAG GAAGCTGATAGGAGCAAGGTACTTCAACAAAGGTTATATGGCCCATGCTGGAGCTGATGCAAAATTTAACCGTACACTGAACACAGCACGAGACTATGAGGGTCATGGATCTCACACACTATCAACAATAGGAGGAACCTTTGTTCCTGGGGCAAATGTATTCGGCTTGGGAAATGGAACTGCCGAAGGTGGTTCTCCTAGGGCCCGTGTTGCTACTTACAAGGTGTGCTGGCCACCAATTGATGGCAATGAGTGCTTTGATGCTGATATCATGGCAGCCTTTGACATGGCCATACATGATGGTGTTGATGTTCTTTCCCTCTCTCTTGGAGGGAATGCTACGGATTACTTTGATGATGGCCTTTCGATCGGGGCCTTTCATGCTAACATGAAAGGCATCCCTGTCATATGCTCTGCAGGGAATTACGGACCAACACCTGCAACTGTTTTTAATGTTGCACCTTGGATACTAACAGTTGGTGCAAGCACCTTGGACAGACAGTTTGATAGCGTTGTTGAACTCCACAATGGACAGCGCTTCatg GGAGCAAGCCTTTCTAAAGCTATGCCGGAAGACAAGCTTTACCCACTCATCAATGCTGCAGATGCAAAAGCGGCTAATAAACCAGTTGAAAACGC TACTCTCTGTATGCGAGGAACAATTGACCCTGAGAAGGCGAGGGGCAAAATATTAGTTTGCCTTAGAGGTGTCACTGCAAGAGTGGAAAAGAGCCTGGTTGCTTTGGAGGCCGGTGCAGCAGGGATGATTCTTTGTAATGATGAGCTTAGTGGCAATGAGCTTATTGCTGATCCTCATCTCCTGCCTGCatcacaaattaattataaagatGGTCTTGCTGTCTATGCCTTCATGAATTCAACCAA GAATCCGTTAGGATATATTTATCCACCCAAGACCAAGTTGCAGATAAAGCCTGCTCCAGCCATGGCAGCTTTCTCTTCTAGAGGGCCCAACACAGTCACACCGGAGATCCTCAAG CCTGATGTCATTGCTCCTGGTGTGAACATTATTGCTGCCTACTCAGAAGGGGTTAGCCCAACAAATCTGGGATTTGATAAGCGCAGGGTTCCTTTTATCACCATGTCTGGAACATCCATGTCTTGTCCTCATGTGGCTGGAGTTGTTGGCCTTCTCAAGACTCTCCACCCTGACTGGAGTCCAGCAGTTATTAAATCTGCGTTAATGACAACTG CTAGGACAAGGGACAACACTGGCAAGCCAATGCTTGATGGGGGGAATGATGCTAAGGCAACGCCATTTGCCTATGGATCTGGTCACATCAGACCAAACCGTGCCATGGATCCCGGGTTGGTGTATGACTTAACCAACAATGATTACCTAAACTTTCTTTGTTTCTCTATCTATAATCAGAGTCAAATAGAGATGTTCAATGGTGCTCGTTATCGTTGTCCCGATATAATAAACATTCTGGATTTCAACTACCCTACAATAACAATACCAAAACTCTACGGCTCAGTTAGTGTGACACGGAGGGTGAAAAATGTTGGGCCACCAGGCACTTATACTGCAAGACTCAAAGTACCAGCACGTCTTTCCATATCTGTGGAGCCTAATGTGTTGAAATTTGACAACATTGGTGAAGAGAAGAGCTTTAAGTTGACAGTGGAAGTTACAAGACCAGGTGAGACTACTGCATTTGGAGGTATAACTTGGTCAGATGGCAAACGTCAAGTGAGGAGTCCAATTGTAGTTGGGGGGGTTAGAGGGTAG
- the LOC114420258 gene encoding probable galacturonosyltransferase 4 isoform X2, translating to MVVTRNIVLLLLSITFVAPIVLYTDRFGTFKYPFAEQEFIDAVTAFVSAADSGHLNLLPQETSTVFKEPIGLVYTEDAANTKNLLHGLHFAKPGEHVSARVLSATKDEGQTKGENPIKLVTDGINQGNQNSYLVKADITGDSVNGEDAIDVDDNDGKLAKSSDASDLASETMEQQHIKSSSQVTQKGSKLSEADKHIDQTPPDARVRYLKDQLIQARVYLSLQAVRNNPHLTRELRLRVKEVSRTLGDASKDSDLPRNANERMKAMEQTLMKGRQIQNDCAAAVKKLRAMLHSTEEQLHVHKKQTLFLTQLTAKTLPKGLHCLPLRLTTEYYSLNTSQQQLPNQQKLENPRLYHYAIFSDNILATAVVVNSTVAHAKDTSNHVFHIVTDRLNYAAMRMWFLVNPPKKATIQVQNIEDFTWLNSSYSPVLKQLGSPSMVDFYFKTHRASSDSNLKFRNPKYLSILNHLRFYLPEIFPKLNKVLFLDDDIVVQKDLTGLWSIDLKGNVNGAVETCGERFHRFDRYLNFSNPHIAKNFDPRACGWAYGMNVFDLVQWKRQNITEVYHNWQKLNHDRQLWKLGTLPPGLITFWKRTFQLNRSWHVLGLGYNPNINQKEIERAAVIHYNGNMKPWLEISFPKFRGYWTKYVDYDLVYLRECNINP from the exons ATGGTGGTTACCAGAAATATTGTGTTGTTACTGCTTTCTATTACTTTTGTTGCTCCAATTGTGCTCTACACTGATCGTTTTGGCACCTTCAAGTACCCCTTTG CTGAGCAAGAGTTTATTGATGCTGTAACTGCTTTTGTGAGTGCAGCTGACTCTGGCCATTTGAATCTCCTGCCGCAA GAAACTTCTACGGTCTTTAAGGAACCAATTGGGCTTGTATATACGGAGGACGCTGCAAACACAAAGAATTTGCTTCATG GCTTGCACTTTGCCAAACCAGGGGAGCATGTATCTGCCAGGGTATTGTCAGCTACGAAGGACGAAGGTCAAACCAAAGGGGAGAACCCCATCAAACTGGTGACAGATGGAATTAATCAAGGAAATCAAAACAGCTATCTGGTGAAAGCTGATATAACTGGTGATAGTGTAAATGGGGAAGATGCTATTGATGTTGATGACAATGATGGGAAACTCGCTAAATCTTCTGATGCTTCTGATCTAGCATCTGAAACAATG GAGCAACAACATATTAAATCTTCAAGCCAAGTAACTCAGAAAGGATCTAAATTATCGGAAGCCGATAAGCATATTGACCAAACACCACCTGATGCTCGGGTGCGGTATCTAAAAGATCAGCTCATCCAGGCTAGGGTATACCTTTCCCTTCAGGCAGTAAGGAACAATCCCCATCTCACTCGAGAGCTTCGATTACGGGTAAAGGAAGTCTCACGAACACTGGGAGATGCAAGCAAAGATTCTGATTTGCCCAGGAA TGCAAATGAGAGAATGAAGGCAATGGAGCAAACATTGATGAAAGGaaggcaaattcaaaatgaTTGTGCTGCTGCTGTGAAGAAGCTTAGGGCTATGCTCCACTCAACAGAGGAGCAGCTTCATGTGCACAAGAAGCAGACCTTGTTCTTAACACAGTTGACAGCAAAAACATTGCCTAAAGGTCTCCACTGTCTTCCGTTGCGCCTTACAACTGAGTATTATAGCTTGAATACTTCTCAGCAACAACTCCCCAACCAACAGAAGTTAGAAAACCCTAGACTATACCATTATGCAATATTCTCAGATAACATATTGGCAACAGCTGTTGTTGTGAATTCTACTGTTGCCCATGCTAAG GACACCTCAAATCATGTTTTCCACATTGTTACTGATAGGCTCAATTATGCGGCAATGAGGATGTGGTTTTTGGTGAATCCACCAAAAAAGGCAACCATTCAAGTTCAGAACATTGAAGACTTTACATGGTTGAATTCAAGTTACAGTCCAGTTCTTAAGCAGTTGGGTTCTCCTTCTATGGTAGATTTTTACTTTAAGACTCATCGGGCAAGTTCTGATTCAAACTTAAAGTTTCGGAATCCTAAGTATTTATCCATATTGAACCACCTCCGATTCTACCTGCCTGAGATCTTTCCAAAGCTCAACAAAGTGCTGTTCTTGGATGATGATATAGTTGTGCAGAAGGATCTGACTGGTCTTTGGTCAATTGATTTGAAGGGCAATGTTAATGGTGCTGTAGAAACTTGTGGAGAACGTTTCCATCGTTTTGATCGCTATCTCAACTTCTCAAATCCTCATATCGCAAAGAATTTTGACCCTCGTGCATGTGGATGGGCATACGGCATGAATGTTTTTGATTTGGTCCAATGGAAGAGGCAAAACATCACTGAGGTGTACCACAATTGGCAGAAGCTG AATCATGATAGACAACTATGGAAGTTAGGAACTCTGCCACCGGGTCTTATAACATTCTGGAAACGCACTTTCCAACTGAACCGATCTTGGCATGTCCTGGGTCTTGGCTACAACCCCAATATCAACCAAAAAGAAATTGAACGGGCTGCTGTTATACACTACAATGGAAACATGAAACCGTGGCTTGAGATAAGTTTTCCCAAGTTCCGAGGTTATTGGACAAAGTATGTTGACTATGATCTTGTGTATTTGCGAGAATGCAACATCAATCCATAA
- the LOC114420258 gene encoding probable galacturonosyltransferase 4 isoform X1: MVVTRNIVLLLLSITFVAPIVLYTDRFGTFKYPFAEQEFIDAVTAFVSAADSGHLNLLPQETSTVFKEPIGLVYTEDAANTKNLLHGLHFAKPGEHVSARVLSATKDEGQTKGENPIKLVTDGINQGNQNSYLVKADITGDSVNGEDAIDVDDNDGKLAKSSDASDLASETMDTKQEQQHIKSSSQVTQKGSKLSEADKHIDQTPPDARVRYLKDQLIQARVYLSLQAVRNNPHLTRELRLRVKEVSRTLGDASKDSDLPRNANERMKAMEQTLMKGRQIQNDCAAAVKKLRAMLHSTEEQLHVHKKQTLFLTQLTAKTLPKGLHCLPLRLTTEYYSLNTSQQQLPNQQKLENPRLYHYAIFSDNILATAVVVNSTVAHAKDTSNHVFHIVTDRLNYAAMRMWFLVNPPKKATIQVQNIEDFTWLNSSYSPVLKQLGSPSMVDFYFKTHRASSDSNLKFRNPKYLSILNHLRFYLPEIFPKLNKVLFLDDDIVVQKDLTGLWSIDLKGNVNGAVETCGERFHRFDRYLNFSNPHIAKNFDPRACGWAYGMNVFDLVQWKRQNITEVYHNWQKLNHDRQLWKLGTLPPGLITFWKRTFQLNRSWHVLGLGYNPNINQKEIERAAVIHYNGNMKPWLEISFPKFRGYWTKYVDYDLVYLRECNINP, translated from the exons ATGGTGGTTACCAGAAATATTGTGTTGTTACTGCTTTCTATTACTTTTGTTGCTCCAATTGTGCTCTACACTGATCGTTTTGGCACCTTCAAGTACCCCTTTG CTGAGCAAGAGTTTATTGATGCTGTAACTGCTTTTGTGAGTGCAGCTGACTCTGGCCATTTGAATCTCCTGCCGCAA GAAACTTCTACGGTCTTTAAGGAACCAATTGGGCTTGTATATACGGAGGACGCTGCAAACACAAAGAATTTGCTTCATG GCTTGCACTTTGCCAAACCAGGGGAGCATGTATCTGCCAGGGTATTGTCAGCTACGAAGGACGAAGGTCAAACCAAAGGGGAGAACCCCATCAAACTGGTGACAGATGGAATTAATCAAGGAAATCAAAACAGCTATCTGGTGAAAGCTGATATAACTGGTGATAGTGTAAATGGGGAAGATGCTATTGATGTTGATGACAATGATGGGAAACTCGCTAAATCTTCTGATGCTTCTGATCTAGCATCTGAAACAATG GACACTAAGCAGGAGCAACAACATATTAAATCTTCAAGCCAAGTAACTCAGAAAGGATCTAAATTATCGGAAGCCGATAAGCATATTGACCAAACACCACCTGATGCTCGGGTGCGGTATCTAAAAGATCAGCTCATCCAGGCTAGGGTATACCTTTCCCTTCAGGCAGTAAGGAACAATCCCCATCTCACTCGAGAGCTTCGATTACGGGTAAAGGAAGTCTCACGAACACTGGGAGATGCAAGCAAAGATTCTGATTTGCCCAGGAA TGCAAATGAGAGAATGAAGGCAATGGAGCAAACATTGATGAAAGGaaggcaaattcaaaatgaTTGTGCTGCTGCTGTGAAGAAGCTTAGGGCTATGCTCCACTCAACAGAGGAGCAGCTTCATGTGCACAAGAAGCAGACCTTGTTCTTAACACAGTTGACAGCAAAAACATTGCCTAAAGGTCTCCACTGTCTTCCGTTGCGCCTTACAACTGAGTATTATAGCTTGAATACTTCTCAGCAACAACTCCCCAACCAACAGAAGTTAGAAAACCCTAGACTATACCATTATGCAATATTCTCAGATAACATATTGGCAACAGCTGTTGTTGTGAATTCTACTGTTGCCCATGCTAAG GACACCTCAAATCATGTTTTCCACATTGTTACTGATAGGCTCAATTATGCGGCAATGAGGATGTGGTTTTTGGTGAATCCACCAAAAAAGGCAACCATTCAAGTTCAGAACATTGAAGACTTTACATGGTTGAATTCAAGTTACAGTCCAGTTCTTAAGCAGTTGGGTTCTCCTTCTATGGTAGATTTTTACTTTAAGACTCATCGGGCAAGTTCTGATTCAAACTTAAAGTTTCGGAATCCTAAGTATTTATCCATATTGAACCACCTCCGATTCTACCTGCCTGAGATCTTTCCAAAGCTCAACAAAGTGCTGTTCTTGGATGATGATATAGTTGTGCAGAAGGATCTGACTGGTCTTTGGTCAATTGATTTGAAGGGCAATGTTAATGGTGCTGTAGAAACTTGTGGAGAACGTTTCCATCGTTTTGATCGCTATCTCAACTTCTCAAATCCTCATATCGCAAAGAATTTTGACCCTCGTGCATGTGGATGGGCATACGGCATGAATGTTTTTGATTTGGTCCAATGGAAGAGGCAAAACATCACTGAGGTGTACCACAATTGGCAGAAGCTG AATCATGATAGACAACTATGGAAGTTAGGAACTCTGCCACCGGGTCTTATAACATTCTGGAAACGCACTTTCCAACTGAACCGATCTTGGCATGTCCTGGGTCTTGGCTACAACCCCAATATCAACCAAAAAGAAATTGAACGGGCTGCTGTTATACACTACAATGGAAACATGAAACCGTGGCTTGAGATAAGTTTTCCCAAGTTCCGAGGTTATTGGACAAAGTATGTTGACTATGATCTTGTGTATTTGCGAGAATGCAACATCAATCCATAA